The following proteins come from a genomic window of Anopheles ziemanni chromosome 3, idAnoZiCoDA_A2_x.2, whole genome shotgun sequence:
- the LOC131285429 gene encoding uncharacterized protein LOC131285429: MASLFHLGLTLQRKFLERYFIFFDSVDYFNLFNTFGTLFAMHYDAKGLRKLLWTAYRALYVLSYLSYCYKAGWMFNHWEYSTASANVLGALVLCSGAFLRMILFEHHYPDLKQLQRFLNDRTYQGSDPSWARERRSRLYRHNNRFLVILVSAIVLESLCFLARLLLTRREFMLQYNGEVVGGSVVQILYGTVTAGWSIVYVLSFVLFYMIMEGFRLEMEILVHSFQQLEDSLLTKHGEFIRMGLSMCEENELAFWSDLKLRLIERIGRHVELLQNLSKLRSIVAPFAFLQYYSTFGLIANSLFIVSFEGFSGYSMAYVLFASFLILESFLLSRDVEHLNDLNLQIGTALYEFDWPQMMRYSTRFRREYNGIRRTMLLTIVQSQRSLKFNYGAPEEISMNSFAELMQKSYSMLTFMLQFGR; encoded by the exons ATGGCGTCGTTGTTCCATCTCGGATTGACCTTGCAACGGAAGTTCTTGGAGCGCTATTTCATCTTCTTCGACTCGGTGGACTACTTCAATCTGTTCAACACTTTTGGGACTCTGTTCGCCATGCACTATGATGCGAAAGGGCTTCGGAAGCTGCTCTGGACAGCCTACAGGGCGCTGTACGTGCTCTCCTATCTGTCCTACTGCTACAAAGCTGGCTGGATGTTCAACCACTGGGAGTACAGCACGGCTTCGGCGAACGTTCTCGGCGCGCTGGTGCTCTGCAGCGGAGCCTTCCTTAGAATGATTCTATTCGAGCATCACTATCCTGACCTCAAGCAGTTACAGCGATTCCTGAACGATCGGACATACCAGGGTAGCGATCCGTCCTGGGCCAGAGAGCGTCGATCCAGGTTGTATCGCCATAACAATCGGTTTCTAGTGATACTAGTCTCCGCCATCGTGCTGGAGTCGCTCTGCTTCCTGGCACGGCTTCTGCTGACTCGCCGGGAGTTCATGCTGCAGTACAACGGGGAGGTTGTGGGAGGATCGGTGGTGCAGATTCTGTACGGAACGGTAACGGCGGGCTGGAGTATCGTGTACGTGCTGTCTTTCGTCTTATTCTACATGATCATGGAGGGCTTTCGCTTGGAGATGGAGATTCTGGTGCATTCTTTTCAGCAACTTGAGGATTCTCTGTTGACCAAACACGGAGAGTTTATCCGTATGGGGTTATCCATGTGTGAGGAAAATGAACTGGCGTTTTGGAGTGACCTCAAACTAAGGCTGATAGAACGAATTGGGCGACATGTGGAGTTATTACA AAACCTCAGTAAACTTCGCTCGATTGTCGCTCCGTTCGCGTTCCTGCAGTACTACAGCACCTTCGGGCTGATAGCGAACTCGTTATTCATCGTGTCTTTCGAGGGCTTCTCTGGCTACAGCATGGCCTACGTCCTGTTCGCCTCCTTTCTCATCCTGGAGTCGTTTCTACTAAGCCGCGATGTAGAGCACTTAAACGATTTG AACCTTCAGATTGGAACAGCTCTGTATGAGTTCGATTGGCCCCAGATGATGCGCTACTCGACCCGCTTTCGCCGAGAGTACAATGGCATCCGACGTACCATGTTGCTAACGATTGTGCAGTCACAACGTTCACTCAAGTTCAACTACGGAGCGCCGGAGGAAATTTCGATGAACAGTTTCGCAGAGCTGATGCAGAAAAGCTACTCCATGCTGACGTTCATGCTTCAGTTTGGCCGCTAG